taaaacatgtaaattgtcatgaaaataaagaaaacacattgaatgagaaggcgtgtccaaacttttggcctgtactgtatacagtcCATACAAATTCTCAGATTTTCATGTGCAGTGAGAAATCTAGTGTTCATCCAATCATTAATTCCCACAGAATCCAGGCAAGTACTATGATGAGCTTCCCAACACAGCTGATTATGTGAGCTATCGACTGGCCTGTAACAAAGACGACTATCTGGAGCAGCACTCCCCTCCTATTCACCCGCCACTTACATACCTGCCCCAAAACCCCTATTCTCAACACAGCAGCCGAAGCCCAGTGTTTCAGTACCCAACCCCAGGCTCCATCCCTCCATTTATGTTTCCAAAAGAACAATATGTTTAAAGACTGTTCTCtcaatgtaaatgctgtttttaaGTCTAACTCACAAAGAAGCTTTCTACATTTATGtgcaaatatgatttaataCATATACAGTGTTGTATTtatgcacatttgcatttttatggtCTGGAGATCATTATTTCTGTTCAACTTCCCTGGTGGGAAGTGGTTTTGGCACTTGCTGCAACATATGATGTTTTGAGGAAGGATTGACTATCAtttttgtctctctttctttgcCTTCTATCACTCAACTGCTTTGAATTGCTGAAATGTGGACATATTTTACCGCCTATTTTgttattcagattttttacaCTTTCTTATATAGTTATTTcggttatatttatatatattttttttatttgtgtctgtgtgcatattcaatataatatattaggTCAGAGGATTTCTCTCAGGATTAGTATTAGGCTGTGATCAGAATGCCAAGCCTATCAGCAAGACAGTAACATCTATAATATTTGTGACTTTAATgtacaaattcaaattaaataatataataataaaaaagtgtgtttgaAATGGCAGATAGATGTCAGTTACATTGCATCAACAAAAATGTCATCTTGTTTTTACATGTGTGTAATTAATGTATTCACTTGTGTTTCTCCTGTTGACAGTATTACAGCATATTTAAAACATAGGTCACAAATGTGTTACATTGATCATTTTCGTACTGTGTGTAAGTGTCAACATATTATTATATGAAAGATTTCACCACCTGCAACAATAATattcacaattacaatttttagtatttttgtaaataaataataaataaaaaaattgtggttctttttattttttcttgtgcTCTAGaaatgttaaagtgaaagtaaagtgattgtcattgtgaaacactgcagcacagcacacaatgaaatgtgtcatctgtttttaacccatcactcatggtgaggagtgggcagccatggcagtcGCACGGGCTGCAgtgcgcagtggcaccttggcggctcaggaccCAAACCCACAAACCCCTGATCACAGGGTCGTGTCCCCAACCACCAGGCCTATATACCAATTAGCCATAACATTattatgagagagagaggtaaacTGAGGAACACTGTGAACACTGTAAATTACTTACAGTGgtacctggcagtgggtgggatatatTAGGCTCCAAGTTGATATTTTGAAGCATAAAGATAGGCAAGTGCAAGTGATTTGAGTGTGTATAGAGCTGTGTAGCTGCAGATTGTCCTGCTGACCTGTGTCCACCACCAAGAGCCCCAATAAGGCATCAGAACACATACCAATCACCTAAACAATCACCTAAACAGCGTAAACTGATGGAGCATTTTTATACATTCCAAAATTGATTGAGGAACACAACGGCAGACCTTAAAAGTGAAGCTatacaaagtgtgtgtgtgtgtgtgtgtatttgtgtaatagtgaaatgtgaaacatttgaaatgaattcaTGGGCTGATCAGTTTTCACTCATCCTCTTCATGATGTAGTGTTGTACATGATGAAATCTGACTCCACTATTTAATTATAAATGAGCTCAGTTGTTTGGCAATTGCTGTTTTTTCATGGTGATAAAATAACTGTGAGATCCTTTTTAGGAACTTTTAGACTAAAATGAATGTTAACCCATAATCTAGCTGGGCATGAATAGTACATCAGTGCATCAGATTTAGAAGCATTTTGGATCaaactgaaaatattgcaatattgttaTGTTATGAATATATACAATGGAAATACAAGTATGTGAAGCAATTAGCATTAATATGTCATAAATCCGATCAGATCTTCATTAAAGTAAAGGCTATTGACAAATATGATGACAAAGAAATAACATTAGTCACAATTCAGATCTTTCATATCATTATGGAGAAAAACCATAAACAAATTCATATAGCTTAATGACCTCTTTTAATTCACTGTTAGAAATCTGGCTTTATGGCCCCCATTTGGACCCAGTTTAACTAGCATAAAAGTTATGTGCATATATCTGATGTAAAATCCTCAGTCTTcttattaaattaaatgcttttaatatttcacaaaaaaacaacatacaaGCTATTTGAGGTTTGTGATGATTAGAACAGTTCATGACTTAAGGATGaattttttattagattttgaaTAAGTCTCTGTGTTACCCTAAACCACACTATCCCTGTCTGCAGGCGATGAGTAGTGCATCAATGAATAATTTATGTCAAATGGGTGTAGAAAATGAAGATCACTTCCACCTGGTCTTCCTTCTCCAGCTCTCACATCACTCTGACAGTCTGCTGATTCTGAAATTTAACATCGTTTTTTTAGTGTTTCAGTCTGATTAGTCATGGAATCATGGGGCGACTGTATTTTAGGTTACCTGAAATCTACTTGATTGCTGTTATACTTTCTTTACTTCAAGGTAAGATCATGTAAATGCCTGTTTTGGAAAATTTAAATACTGTTAAGATTAATATTTTTGAGTTGGGATGAACATTCATAACATTGTTGTTCATTATTCAAAGCATTAGCAAGAGTTTTAGAGTTAAAATCAGATCTCTAAACAATGAAGGCATTTCAACATGTTACTTTGCTCACAGGCTTGGAGGTCAAGGATAATGGTGAAGTGGTCTACAGGGAAACCAGCATAGAAGGTGTGGTTGAACATGCAGTAACCATCGAGTGTGGATCCACCCTCCCAAACATCTACATTTGGAGCTTCACTAAGCCAGGAACAGATACCATCCGGGCAGTTGTATTTAACTTTGGTGGAGGTCCCAAGCTCCAGAAACTAGCTGAAACGTTGGGCAATTTGAGCGTTGTTGGAAACAGTGCCTCTCTGGCCATCTCCAAGCTGCCTGTGGATGCAGAGGGGCTCTACACGTGTCAGGCTCTTTATGACAGCCCACAAGGAGTCCGactttattattactatgtGCGCCTGTTTGTTCTAGGTCAGTGACTGGCTGTTTCGGTTATATATGTTTGTCTTGTAACAGGAGTAAATGGGTAATAATGTGCTTGTGCTCCCACAGTGCCAGTGTCAAAACCATACATTGTTCTAAGTGATGCTTCTCCAGTAGAGGGAACGTCAATGTGGATGCTCTGTGCCCTGGAAGAAGGCACCGGACCCATTAACTACACCTGGGAGCAGGAGGGTCAGGATGGTGCAATCCGCACTCTGGCTCAAAGCAACAGCAGCCTCTTTAATATTCCCTGGGTAGCCCGTAACCTCACAGGAAGGTACAGGTGCCTGGCCAAGAACCAGGTCAACCAGCAATGGAGTGATCAGACCTGGATAGATATCATTTGTAAGTGGTAATTAATAATTCAGTCTGCCATTATTGATTCACATTGCATAACTGCTACTAAAAATTGCTTTTCTTTGTAATAGATGGGCCAGATGTTCCTTATGTTGATGTTACCCCCTACTTACTCACAGAGGGTGGCTATGCAGTTATGGAAAGAGAAACGGTTACTTTGTCATGTCAAGCATCCTCCAATCCATCTAGTATGTACATCTGGTTTTACGACAACTCCCAGGTGAATTTAGGACCACGATTCACAATCAACAAGACCCTTCGTGTGAACTCTGGTCAATACACCTGTCAGGCTCAGAACTCATACCTCAACAGAAGCTCTGAGAAAACCATCCCCCTCACAGTTTTCTGTACGTTTTCACATATCTTAGATATACTATAAtagttttttaaattattatttatttgtatttatttatattcagtcatataaataattattattactgttgttattattattagcagtgGAAGTCTTGCCATAGTTAATGGTGCAGATTTTCTTACTGTCTATATGTGGTCAGGCTAAGTACCTCAGTTAAGATTTCTTATCTGGTTTCATCGATGTCTGTGGTTTCTACTGCACACAAAAGGATTAGATATTTACACTAGTTCTGCTGACCAGCTCTGGTTGACATGTCACATCATGTCATCATCTAATGTCTCCTTGTCACATTTTTTCTCAAGGTAAAGGAAGAAAGACTAAGACTGCTTTTGTTATTACAGACCCACCAAATGGATCTCCATCATGCACCATTCTGCCTACTAAGAACTACACTGACCTGTTCCTCTGGTGTTCCTGGGAGGGAGGATACCCTCCAGCCTCTTTATACTGGAGCTTCATCCCAGAAAAGGGTGTAAGACAACATTCCAATGCCACTTTAATCCTGCCAGGCTCAGAGACTTCAAACAACTCTCTATTTCTGTGTCATGGGTCCCATATGGCTCTAAATAGCTCATCAAACTGCACCACCAGGACATGTGAGTTCATTAAACTATTTTATTCTAATGTTTCATTGCTTGTGATTaagattttttaatttattttttcgaAATGTTGTATCTATTGTCTTTCACCAAAGAGCCACCAAGTgatattttctctgttttttctctTAGGGCATCCCCAAGGGGATCCTCAATGTTATGCAACTGGCATTTATGACAATGAGTTCCTAAAGCTGTCCTGCTCCTGGGAAGGAGGCTTTCCCAGAGCATTGCTTTGGTGGACCTCCAGCAATGGAGACATACAGGGAACATCTGAAGAGAGCATCAGCATTCTGATTCTACGCTCTAACATCAGTTACAGTGGGAAGATCTtgatgtgtcttgctcagcatCCATTAATTAAGGGAAGAAAGCATTGTGTGCTGAGGTTAGGTAAGTATATAAAACAGATATTTATTAATCTGGCCTATGGAATATCAAAATTCCTGTGTTAATTATGTTATATACACCATTCGACTGCAGAGCTGATAGTCTATCGAGATAACTCGCATGTTGCCTGGAGATGGACAGATGTGTGAAGGTCACTTAGGGTGACACGATCGAGGGTGGGATATCTGCccacttcataattaaaacaaggttatcttattatcatattattgtCATATCATATAGACTTAATAATATAATGGCTGCATTTCTCCCTGTGGTTTTTGACTCACATTCTGATTCTTTTCAAATCTTTTTTCGATTGTAAAGAAAATGCTTCCAATAGTCGCTGTATCTTtctctcccagccatctgctcaacCAGCAGAAGTATCTGCTGGTTGAGCAGATTTAtgattgttttatgttttatgattaGGCTCTAATTTGTGTCATTACAGTACTTTTTTGTGGGTAGGTCCATATAACTGCTTCATTGTGCACAACGTGCAGAAGTATTCTCCTGGTTGCTGGAGCATTTGGCACCAGCTTCCAAATGGCCATTCATTCGTTATGCCTTTATCAACATCTTTTTTGTCTTCCCCTGACTTCATAAATGTGCTGTCCATGACTTACAGTTTGCGTTGCCAGTGTGGGAAACATAAAACGCATTCATAGGTggaagtagggtggtagtagcctagtgggtaacgcactcgtctatgaaccagaagacccaggttcaaaccccacttactaccatcatgtccctgagcaagacacttaaccctgagtgtctccagggggggactgtccctgtaactattgattgtaagtcactctggataagggcgtctggtaaatgctgtaaatgtaaatgagcaacTACTGGATCTGTATCAATGTTTGGCCAAGACCAAAGTCCCGCCGTTCCCtatttctgattggcttattggcTTGTGGGCCCAATGTTGGTGCGGTTGAGAGTGAAAGCTGCATTCCCCTCAAAACTAGTGTCCAATCAATGTGCAaacataatttttattcattcatttttatttgcagcCACATCAGAACGCCAGAGATCATGCATGGCGCCTGAATGCTATCAGCCCTGCAACTGCTAACACTAAAATGGTATAATGGTGTGTCCGTCTGTTTTGCAGAAGCACCAGTTCTGCTGACCCAGCATAGTGTGGTTTCAGTTTATGAAGGAAGTGATGTTCAACTCAGCTGCTTTCTAAATGCCAGCTATCCTGCCACAGAGATCACCTGGTACAACAACCTCAAAATGCCTGTTGGGAACATGACAAGTAAATACATGGTGCAAAACTCAATAAACAGGTCTAATCTGACTATACGTGAAGCAGATGGCATGCAGGACAATGGAGAATACTGGTGTTCAGCTGCAAATGCCCTTGGGAGAGCAGACATGACCATCCTGCTGAAGGTTAAAggtaatgacaaaaaaacgtGTTAGTTAATACAGGCAGATGACACCATGAATTGGTTGACTGTAAATGACCTGCTCCTGGAGAATAACCACTTCAACCAATGAATCGACCAAAAAACGATTCTACTCAAATTAAACTATTTGAGACACAACTGTACTGTAATGAATGTATAAAGAAGTGAGCGAGTATACATACAGCAAAGGTTTATGGATGAGCCATTGAGACAGAAGGATAGTGGTCTGGAATGAAAAGCGAGGAACAACCACATGAACCAAGACTGTATTTAGAGAGTTAAAGGAACAAACTGTAATATGTCAGCAAGACTGCATCTGCAACTTTGGTGAACTAGGAACTGGAACTGTACAGTCATGGCAGAGAGATATTCATCGACAAACTCCCCAAAACCGCAATATGAGGCATCTTGAATTTCTTGTAGTCAAAAAAAATTCCAGGTCGATGCGTTTGTTAATTTCCTCTCTGAACAACAGTGAGAGGATCATTTCTATTGAAATGAATGGTTTTAGGCATCCATGTAATTGTCCCCACTGTCTTTGTTAGGTTCTTGTAAAATATTCTGCTTGTGTCATGTCCCACAGTGCCACTGTCGAAGCCACACATCACTCTGAGCAGCAGTTCTCCAGTAGAGGGCACCTTGGTGACAATGCTTTGTACCCTTGATAAAGGGACTGGACCCATTAGCTACATTTTGGAACAGGAGAGTCGTGATGGAGTAACCACTGCTGGGTCAGCGAGCAACTACGCCTTGTTCAACATCAGCAGGATAACTCGTAACCACACAGGCTGGTACTGGTGCCTGGCAAAGAATGATGTCAGTCAACAGAGGAGCAATCGTGTTTGGCTAGATGTCATCTGTAATTcatactttttcatttttactcagTTTTCACCCACATTCACacatttgtgttatttaaatgtatttatatatatttttttttcgcaGATGGGCCTGATTTGCCTCAAATTGTCACCCTTCTAAATGTTACAGAGCAAGGCTATTTAGTTCTGGAGAAAGAAACAGTTTCCCTCGTGTGTCAAGCTGCTTCTAATCCTCCAAGTCAGTATGTGTGGCTCTACAACAGTTCCAAGGTTTACGTGGGATCACAACTCGTCATCCCCAAAATTCAAAGGATGCAAACAGGACAATATGGTTGTCTGGCTCAAAATATGTACCTGAACAGCAGCACCAAAATGACCATCAACATTACTGTTTACTGTAAGTCATTCTGAAAACTTGAGAAGATAGTTATAGTGTTTTAGTTTGTCCTTCAAATTCTTGCCACTTTGATAACTTTGAACTTGTCTCCCATCCTTCATCCACTGGCCCTGGCTCCATGAGTGAGTCCAGATTTAATATGAAAACTCATGGGGGGATATTTAGACTGTTTTTGGTATATCCTCTCTCCTCAGAGCAGTTTCACATGGCAGGTCCTGAAACTCATAGAGgtccacaaacaccacaaataCTACGGTGCAAGTTCATCAGGTGATGTTCTCTTGATGGTATTTGCCATTGAAGAGCAGTCCTGGGAATATTGATGCTTACAGTAACAGCTAATCTGATCAGTTACTTATTTCATCATTACAACTCCAGTACTGGTTCTGCAATTAAGCTGTTTCCAGCATACAGTGGTATTTGgagcaagttgtcccacttaaaaagatgagagaagtCTGTAATTTTAATCATAGCTACACTTCAAatatgagagacagaatgtaatgagtaccttacaatcagtagtgacagcaacggtcccccatggagacactcatggttaaatatcttgctcagggacacaatggtagtaagtggggtttgttgtAATGTTCctttacagggtggtagtagccttttTAACAGGCCATCCACAACAAGACGGGAATACCTTAATTTAATGTAAGGTTCTGAAGGCAGAAAAGACTTTGAGACATCTTTCTGTCCTCCAGATCCACCAGAGGGAAAACCATCATGTACCATCCTTCCAGCCAATAATTACACTGATCTGACTCTCTGGTGCTCATGGGATGGGGGATACCCTCAAGCCTCAGTGTACTGGAGACCTTACCTGCAAGGGAAGGATGGGCTGGGAGCCTCCAGAGCAATTCTCACCATACGAGGTCCAGACACTGCAAATAATTCGGTATTTACCTGCCATGGGCTACATATTGCTATGAATTCAACTACAAACTGCAGCACCAGAATATGTGAGTTTAACACTTTACTTACAAACactaaacaaaccaaaaactaaagaaaatgcATGTGAACTGAAAAATAGCAGGATCAAATGTATGTGAATTAAAAACAAAGCAGATGTTGGACATGGATGTTGAAGATGTTGGACATGGCTGAGACCTACTTTGTTTGTTTTTAGGGCATCCTTCTGGTGAACCTCGGTGCAATGCAAATGCTACTCACAACAATGAGTACCTTACACTGTCCTGCTCCTGGGAGGGTGGCTTTCCTGCAGCACTGCTGTGGTGGGCTTCCAGCATGGGAGACATACAGGGGAAGTATGAGAACGCCAGCGTTGTGATTCTACGCGCGAATACCAGCTACAGTGGGAAGACTTTTGTGTGTCATGCCCAGCATCCATTACTTGCTGTgagaaaaatgtgtattttaaaattAGGTATGTAGTGAAATAATTGCTGACATCTTAAGGGGGTgtgtttttgttacattttagaAGTAATTTAAGTATGAATTTAAATGGATATAGCCTCTTACAGAGAATATGaacaattttatttgtttctcaTTTGAGTTTGTTCTGTACTGTTGTCAAAGGTAAGCTTAAATCAAAAGCATAGGCACATCTATTCCTTCTAGTTATGAAAGTTGTAGACTGTAAGGCCCCAAGAGAGTGGGCTCTGCAGAAAAACGAAATATTTTAGGCTCTGTGGCACTGTACTTCAGTCTGTTCAGCCAACAAAAAAGACAGATAGACGGCACTAAAACAGGTGAAGCAGGTGAGGATAAATGATGCCTGCATGTTTTGAAGTGTCCCATGTTTGGCTTTCATGGAACCCAGTTTGTCAGTGTTGcacgtgcactttgtcagtCTGTAGACATGCCTACATATTTTCTGTAGCACCTGAT
The window above is part of the Denticeps clupeoides chromosome 6, fDenClu1.1, whole genome shotgun sequence genome. Proteins encoded here:
- the LOC114792517 gene encoding hemicentin-1-like, producing the protein MWMLCALEEGTGPINYTWEQEGQDGAIRTLAQSNSSLFNIPWVARNLTGRYRCLAKNQVNQQWSDQTWIDIIYGPDVPYVDVTPYLLTEGGYAVMERETVTLSCQASSNPSSMYIWFYDNSQVNLGPRFTINKTLRVNSGQYTCQAQNSYLNRSSEKTIPLTVFYPPNGSPSCTILPTKNYTDLFLWCSWEGGYPPASLYWSFIPEKGVRQHSNATLILPGSETSNNSLFLCHGSHMALNSSSNCTTRTWHPQGDPQCYATGIYDNEFLKLSCSWEGGFPRALLWWTSSNGDIQGTSEESISILILRSNISYSGKILMCLAQHPLIKGRKHCVLRLEAPVLLTQHSVVSVYEGSDVQLSCFLNASYPATEITWYNNLKMPVGNMTSKYMVQNSINRSNLTIREADGMQDNGEYWCSAANALGRADMTILLKVKVPLSKPHITLSSSSPVEGTLVTMLCTLDKGTGPISYILEQESRDGVTTAGSASNYALFNISRITRNHTGWYWCLAKNDVSQQRSNRVWLDVIYGPDLPQIVTLLNVTEQGYLVLEKETVSLVCQAASNPPSQYVWLYNSSKVYVGSQLVIPKIQRMQTGQYGCLAQNMYLNSSTKMTINITVYYPPEGKPSCTILPANNYTDLTLWCSWDGGYPQASVYWRPYLQGKDGLGASRAILTIRGPDTANNSVFTCHGLHIAMNSTTNCSTRIWHPSGEPRCNANATHNNEYLTLSCSWEGGFPAALLWWASSMGDIQGKYENASVVILRANTSYSGKTFVCHAQHPLLAVRKMCILKLEAPVLVTQRSAISINEGNDLQLICQLNANYPATEVTWYNNLKQYTSNNTKKYIVQSTEDGSSLTIRMMDSLRDSGWYWCSASNSVGRAEVPILVTVKVPVSKPYVHLNTSSPEEGKSVLMVCKLDKGTGPINYIWEQQTPSGLVSTVAQGNSSVFNMTLASRKHTGWYRCLVDNDVNQEQSDRIWLNINFGPDLPNISVSPNSLTPQDYSILEKETVSFQCQAPSSPPSQYIWFYNNSQVYTGQQLTISSVLRDHTGHYTCLAQNLYLKTNSKNDITLTIYYPPDGSPSCSILPANNYTDLMLWCSWEGGKPQASLYWSQFLPGKDGWEVSNATLIQRGPDTANNSVFFCRGSHIALNSYKGCNTTTWYPPGEPQCFAYATRKNEFLMLSCLWEGGFPRALLWWTSNAGDIQGKSEENANILILRSSTAYSGKAFMCKAQHPLLPESKQCTLQLEAPVLVTQRSVVSVYEGSDIQLTCILRANYPTTDITWYNNLKQHVVDMPKKYLLQRAAAWSNLTVREADGLQDSGQYWCSATNAVGGAEIPILLVVKRYPMPPNVTISKIMYSSHQRSDIDLEWVTKTEGDLTGFIIEHSWLPQSMRRENSTIAWQTAATLQPDIRSFKIGGLDPAGLYTFRIKAVNHRTIGHPSQPKTPADPAFSAYAAVIGAAAGGVVVAAGGTALIFMYIMRSHSNIQILCNMLFRRRRSESQANIHFSEEDRERVE